cgtaCATATATTTAAATAAATATACACATTTTTGGAGATGTATtagagaataaaatcaaaaatcTATGAGAAAGAAACTAATTGGATATTTGTGATATTAtgaagttgcaaaaaaaaaaaatcagaaaactTGTGTGTATGTCGCACCTCATCATTGATCTGAGTTAAACAGTAAAGCCTGCCAACCTGCTGAATGTACTGCAataatgaatatgtgtgtgtgctgtatgactGTGTATGACAATGTatttgtatgactgtgtgtgtgtgtgtgtgtgtgtgtgtgtgtgtgtgcgtgcgtgtgtgtgtgtgtgtgtgtgtacgtgtgtgtgtgtgtgtttgtgtgtgtgtgtgtgtgtgtgtgtgtgtgtgtgtgcgtgcgtgcgtgcgtgcgtgcgtgcgtgcgtgcgtgtgtgtgtgtgtgtgtgtgtgtgtgtgtgtgtgtgtatgtgtgtgtgtatgtgtgtgtgtgtgcgtgtgtgtgtgtgtgtgtgtaatcagtaATGATATCGCCCTCATGTGGTTGGATCACACCATTGACCTGACCGACACCATccagcccgcctgcctgccccgcTCCGGAGCTATCATGCCCCACAATGCACCCTGCTACGTCACCGGCTGGGGACGCCTCtctagtgagtacacacacacacacgtacaaacactcacacacacacacacacacgcacgtctgtgtctttgtagagtagagtagagtgcttttattgtatataaatacagtgagactctgtttggaagcaacccacaaatgcccacaaaataaaagatatattcacagtataataaataatataaaagtCCATATGtatctcacagtatagagagtcctgaagtatgggggggggggggggtgtgcacaGGTGACGTATTGAATTCagaagtctaatggcagtagggtaaaagctgtccttcattctcgtagtgcgggcacgcagggtcctaaagcgcctgccagatggtagcatggtgaagagccagtgaccagggtgtgtgtgatctttaaggatgtttaatgctctatTTGTGCAACATGTATGGTGGATTTCCTTAAGTGTGGGTAGCTGGCAACCAATGATTCTCTGTTTTaataatgcgctgtaacatcGTGTTGTTGTCGTGTGTACAGCTGGgataccaagatgtaatgctgtatgtgtgtgtgtgtgtgtgtgtgtgtgtgtgtgtgtgtgtgtgtgtgtgtgtgtgtgtgtgtgtgtgtgtgtgtgtgtgcagctatgGGGGATGGATCTGATGAACTTCCTCAGGCTCTGCTGCCCATCGTTGAGTATGCCATCTGAcacttctctcctgtgtgtgtgtctgtgtgtgtgtgtgtgtgtgtgtgtgtgtgtgtgtgtgtgtgtgtgtgtgtgtgtgtgtgtgtgtgtgtgtgtgtgtgtgtgtgtgtgtgtgtgtgtgtgtgtgtgtgtgtgtgtgtgtgttagctatgGGGGATGGATCTGACACCCTTCAGCAGGCTCTCCTGCCCATCGTGGAGTACGCCATCTGCAAGCAGCCTGATTGGTGGAGCTTCCTGATGACAGACAAGATGGTCTGCGCTGGAGGAGACGGCATAGTCGGATCATgcatggtgagacacacacacacacacacacacacacacgcatgcacgcacacacacacacacgcatgcacttacacgcacgcatacacacacacacacacacatgcacgcgcgcgcacacacacacacacacacagtttagtacttgtATTTGGATCTCAGCaaaaaggcagcattacaaatccaaatagtgatggaagcaaatgtctacacacacacacacacacaaacacacacacacacacacacacacacacacacacacacacacacacacacacgcacacgcacacgcacacgcacacgcacacgcacacacacacacacacgcacgcacgcacgcacatgcaggaGGAGACTGCAAAGTGGGATCATGCatggtgagatacacacacactctctctctctctgcctctcttactctctctctctgtctgtcattctatTGTCTACCATATTCTCCAGGGTGATTCCAGCGGtcccctgaacacacacaaaaacacacacacgcacacacacacacacacacacacacacacacacacacacacacacacacacacacacacacacacacacacacacacacacacacacacacacactaattctctccTGTATTCTCCAGGGTGATTCGGGTGGTCCCCTGAACTGCCAGAACTCCGAGGGCATCTGGGAGGTGCACGGCGCCGTGAGCTTCGGAGGCTCCAAATGCAACGAGGTCAAGAGGCCCTCCGTCTTCACCAGGATCAGCGCCTACACCAAGTGGATCAAcgatgtgagtacacacacacgcacgcatgcacacacggacacatacacacccacacccacaatcacacacacacacacacacacacataccaacacgcacacacacaaacactcacacacacacgcgcgcattcaCGCTGGTCTACATGAGAGCTTTAAGATACAGATAAGATAATATATTTTCTTTATTATTTCTTTAAAGAGTATCTATTGCCACTGTACAGCTCTAATTGAATtccattctctcttttcctctctccatctctattttcttctctctatctctctcttttccttttccacCTTCTATTCTCCATCCTCCCGTTTCTTCATCTgctttatctcttcctctctccatctctttccccattcctcttgtcttgtcttctcttgtcatctcctcttcccttctctcctctcctctcttctcctttcttctcttctcttgtcatctcctcttcccttctctcctctcctttcatttcttctcttctcttctcttctcttctcttctcttctcttctcttctcttctcttctcttctcttctcttctctcctctcctcttcggtcATCTTTCTCAGATCCTCATGATGCACTAAGAAGAGCCTCCTGATTGGCAGAGACATCACTCCCTGTCTGACATCATATCCTGTGTGACATaacatcctgtgtgacatcacATCCTGTATGACATCACGTCCTGTCTGACATCACGTCCTGTCTGATACTGAGTTTCGCTGTGTCCTGTCATCTGACAACAATAAAATGAatacacttttttcaccaccaaccTGAGTTAAAATGAATACACCTTTTCACCACCAACCCGAGTAAAAAtgaatacactttttcacctccAACCTGAGTTAAAAtgaatacactttttcaccaccaacctgagtttgtgtgtttgatgCTGATGATGACATGACCACacatgactggtgtgtgtgtgtatgtgcgtgtgcatctgtgtgtgtgtgcatctgtgtgtgtgcatctgtgtgtgcgtgtttgtgtgtgtcctagacCCTAGGTGTGTGTGAGGCTGATGATGACATGaccacacatgacatgacatgacttgtcctcattggtgtgtgtgtgcgtgtgcatctgtgtgcacgtgtgtgtgtgtgtgtgtgtcctagaccagtggttcttaactttttttttcttaaagcacccccttacatcAGTACTTCACCAGCTATGGGGCACACAAGTCAGGCCCTTGTACTTCCATCCGTGGGGCTGTAGCTCGCAAAATTTTAATTAgaagtgaatggagcgagtcaagctaaatcctgattccgtttggcatgtgctctggatctCACCTATAGTTGCAGTGAATGTTTGGATTGGCGTTGTGAGACTGATCATATTCCACTGGCAAGAAACGTTATTTCTGTTTTTGTACGAACTGGGtgagagactacaacgtgcgcctcaggtatttgacgtgaaccgcggctgaaggtgcacagccagccagaccgctgcaccgcggctgaagtggctgcacgtcagacatgtgACTTCTCTCGTGTAGCCCACATATTTAAATATTTCTGCATGCTCACAACTCACAAATCGTTTGTGGTGTTgacaatcacaccattggttatcattaactCCAAGgtacagcatacagtatgtgtgatcgAGCAGGGAATGCgtggtggatcggaaaataggttTGCTCAGTCCATCGCAGCCCAAGTTTTTCacgttcccagccccatgagccgcccagaaggggtggagacttaggtgctgtttccacgtagctggatatttttatatgtggatatttttatatgtggatatttttttctcctgcttttattggttttgcattggttttggccttccgtttccacgtagcagatatttaaaaatccaggtataaaaagcaggagaaaaaaatatcctgtttggggggctgaaacgcatttgttacaatggaggattttttttatccacatgttgcgtttacacctagcaggagaaaaaaataccctgctaaaaaaatatcctgctacgtggaaacagcaccttaggtgccccattctttTCAATACTTCACCTGATATTCTTATCAATGCCTCAGTTTAGACAGCATCGCACTTACTCTACTGCTGACATGAGTATAATACACACAATAAACCCAACAGATCCAACTGAGCTATCTGCTTTGGGTCCTTTGGGCAAATTAAATGCTGGGAAGCCTTTGAAAAATGCTGGAGATATTAtagaactagaaatgctctcagagagtACAGACCTATATTATAGAACTATGCTTAGTGAAAAACCCGTTAGTTTAGTAAAAAAAACCCACTCTCGGGTGTAAGTCTTGCAGTTTcaatctactgggttagcatgacagacagacgtttcggttTAGGATTAAAACTGCAaaaattacacccgagagtgctgtttttttttttttttactaaatgtgaactttgctgtttgctcacaCTCAAAGACCTtataagaaacagttgggagttgagcgcactttctaaaaacgatattgtagaactagaaatgcactcagagagtgcagacctctgccaaggattgATAGAACATTTAATTATGTTACATCATTTATGCCATGTTTTTGGGTTGAGTTAGAAactagaatgtcaaaattcaccctatcccacaatggttaagaatcttaaaaaaaatattcctggatccagatctggatcaccaccaaaatgtaataactGTCTTGCTTCTTTTGTCATTTCTGACAACTTCATAACATTCATCAAATACATTTTCCTGCTGCCTGACCCGGCTgtagaggctatatattatattgggTCATTATTATTGTCAAATGCTTTTGATGGTGAAGCATCTGTAGTTTGTCACGTCAACAtagaccacaacacaccacagtaTATAGTGGGAAAACACATTCAAAATACTGACAGCACTTTCAAAATAACGTTCAAATATATATCTTATATTTTTCGTCCctgttattattttttcttttaaaagaaTCAATATAGCTCAGCCCTGTAGCTGATGCCGTGCACGCAGTTACGGAGGCAGAGGGGTGTGGGCAAgcagtcctttatagcgttctgacatggtaatagttgTGCACAGGGTCCCCAGGTAAAACACTGATAGGCCCCaccatatggcctgccaaagtcataatagggccccccatcaccaatacgggagggccctgggccctgtgcacaactattaccatgtcagaacgctataaaggacttttttaggaaaagcacaaaagcacaacaaatacctcttaatgtatgtcctctacaagtcttctgttgtccagtcttgcactttaaatgtctgtatgagcactgtctatgtccatactgtcttaagtccatgtataagtactgtctatgtctatactgtctatgtccttacctagattagtctatgtctgtatgggaaagcaagaaatgtaatttcaaattctttgtatgaccagtgcatgtaaagaaattgacaataaacctacttgacttgacttgacttgacttgacttgacttgacttgacaattgaTCTGCCTCTGCGTGCACGGCTATGACCATGGGACTATCTTGAGGTACAGTCAGGGCCTGGTGCTTGTCTCCTCTCCACACGAACACATGTGGTCAGTGCTGCCATCTACAGGGCTGACTCATattgagagaaggagaaaggagtcgcacacagtagctgaatgcaaaatcaaaaaactgtattaaacaaagccacaTAAAGTAAATGTCAGACAACGGACAAatatttcgggtctagcccatcatcagtgttcccagttttatGAATGACTTatataaaatacataaaatacataaaaaaaataaattaaaaaacagAATGCTTATAGACTGCAAAATGTAATGGAGTAATGGCTGAGATGCAAGAATGTGTATGAAGATACGAATAGGTAAGGGGAGTGTGAGATTAAAAATTTCAGGAAACGAATACAGTTTGTTTATAATCTCAAAATAAACAAACCATTACCTGGCATGGCCATTTCAATGGACATTTGCCCGGgtacaatataaaaatatataggcctagtaataataatgaaataaaatgtccAGTTGTTTGtgggtaggcctatctgtgatggtgtgtgtgtgtgtgtcttttgggaaAAGGTTATGTCTCCACAGGTGTGGCTAGCAGCTAGTTAATATTTATCcgattagctagctagcatgacGGCTGCTTAGATGGCTGGACACAGAAACGGTCGACATCACTGAGGTGTACGAAGCGGACTGACAGAGTTGACCATGTTGAGGCTGATGTGTTTCGTTGCAGTTCTGGTGGAAGGTAATGCCTGctctcacattacattacattgcatttggcagatgtttttttttaaccaaagcgacttacaatcgaaacttacaactctctctctttctctctctgcccctggaCAGGCAATAGATACAGTTAGAAGGTGTTGCAGTGTTGAAATGAGGGTCTTTTCTTTCCATGTGTTGTCATATTGTCATGTCATCTGGGGGTGTGGCCGTGTAATATGCGGGTGTGGCCATGGCACATTGGTCTGTGCATGCACCTTACAGTGttaccaaattagcgactttgacgtctctggcgacaaaaaaaaacaaatctagcgtctttagcgactttttagtgcatctggcaactttttaaaacatgcattttcagtgacaatttcaatgttttcaacataattgtgcgCCGCCGTCAGGAGCGTGAAGCAGGTctacagattagctctgatctccaagaAATAGCTaacaccgcccatttgtactgtgaacaaaggcatgtgggcacgttttctgtagatcagcgcgctgtgcatgacgctgtgacgtcatacataacgtcatgacatcatctagcgacttctagcgacttttcagcgagccaatggggcacctaagtcacgccctctacttcctggttcatggggcagggggagtctaaaaataattactgggcattaaaatgagtgtttttttggcacaaatccaaaccttggacctccacctatgcaccacaaatccacaaatcactcattttcaagcccagtaatcattttttgactccctctgccccatgaaccaggaagtagagggcgtgacttaggtgccccatgggcttgctgaaaagtaacgtcatgacgtcatctagcgacttttcagcgagccaatagcgtcTTTGGCTGATCTTCTCTTGGCAACACTGGCACCTGTCCCAATGATCTGCTTTCTTATCCTGCTCATCACCGATGAACAGTGTGTaatgaagtagtgtgtgtgtgtgtctgtgtgtgtgtgtgtgtgtctgtgtgtgtgtgtgtgtgtgtgtgtgtgtgtgtgtgtgtgtgtgtgtgtgtgtgtgtgtgtgtgtgtgtgtatgtctgtaatgtgtgtgtgtgtgtgtgtgtgtgtgtgtgtgtgtgtgcgtgtgtgtgtctgtaatgtgtgtgtgtgtgtgtgtgtagcctatgggtGTGGCCTGCCCACCTTCCCCCCTGTGGTGACCAGAGTGGTGGGAGGAGACGATGTCAGACCCAACAGCTGGCCCTGGCaggtaactaacacacacacacacacacacacacacacacacacacacacacacacacacacacacacacacacgcacactcacactcacactcacacgcacacacacacacacacacacacagagtttaattactttatttggaaggaccaataattattgagaaacaatacagcagtgcttcccaacctttaccaaaaataataatcatattttggtgtgtgttgctgttgatttatttgagttttattcttaattgggtcagaagtgggccccgaacatttttgacaatttcgagtgggccccaagttgaaaaaggttgggaacccctgcaataCAGCGCCCCAATAAATATTAAGTATCACTAATTAAGCAATATGTCCCGAGTGGGAGGGAGGATGTGCACTGGtctcctccctggtgtggttcggccataggcacgaacccaaaggctgagtgccgtcggcaatcacaccagggaggatgtcagtgcacatcctCCCGAACACAAGGGTCATATTGGTTAattgtgtcttctacataaatgcaaaacgtTATACTGGTATGAAGCCTATTCAGGTGTATCCAGgtgtacaagtggcatctcctccaaATAATATAAtagtacaaaaaaataaaaagttattTGCGACAGGACTGATGTCCTGGTTGACACAGTTCAGGGGCAGAGACACTGTTTACTGACACAGGAAACAGATTCAGGAGAAGAAACCATTTCACCTCCTGAAAGTATCATAGTATTGTATCACCTTATCACCTGGTGAGCAGATGGAACGTAGAAGTCACTgctgttactaattctaaactgcaggttgctatggccaagagcCAGTCCTTAGTTCCATTGCATTTGGTTggcaagccaagagccagtcgttagttctgtcgcatttggttgtcaagtcgcccCAATGTTCTATGTGCGTCCGGCTGTGCCATCGAGCTGTTAGAACGCtctgcctcgtccattatttcccttgatatcgggacaccttgtcGGCTGTTATTCCTTACATAATCAATATTCATCATTCATCATATTCATAAATTATTAATCAATTGTAAAAAATATGCCAAAAAAGCCAATAAAATCTAACaaaagctctctctttctctcagatcTCTCTGCAGTATCTTAGCAACGGTGAATGGGCCCACACCTGTGGTGGAACCCTCATCTCTGACTCCTGGGTGCTGACCGCTGCCCACtgcatcaggtacacacacacacacacacacacacacacacacacacacacacacacacacacacacacacacacacacacacacacacacacacacacacacacacacacacacacctgtgcaattGTCCTCACCATGCCATTGAGGacgcagaggtcatgtcctctgcatttttttcagtaatgtacaatttatctatgatgaaaatcgatatatgatcaatgaTAAATcaagtctgtatacgccacccccattcatCCTCGAAGCAGTGATtagtgaaaacaaacttaagagttgaactgaagagtttgaagcattgtaAATGCACCGTATGCAGTACAGctcgcagtatttgacctcggcatttgaaaatgtctcgttacggccctggtcCTCACTGCTGCCCTTTCttccctgtgcgtgcgtgtgtgtgtgtgtgtgtgcgtgcgtgcgtgtgtgtgtgtgtgtgtgtgtgtgtgtgtgtgtgtgtgtgtgtgtgtgtgtgtgtgtgtgtgtgtgtgtgtgtgagagcagtagTAAGTACACATACCGTGTGTATCTGGGTAAGCACAGCCTGAAGGAGGACGAGCAGGGATCAGTGGCCATCGCCGCCGCCAAGATCATCGAACACGAGAACTACAACATCCTGCTCAGCcggtcagaaacacacacacacacgcacgcacgcacgcacgcacatgcacacacacatacatgcatgcacgcacacacacacacacacacacatgcacgcacgcacgcacgcacacacacacacgcatacatgcacgcacacacaaacacacacacacacacaaagacacaaacacacagacacagacagacacacacacacacacacacacacacacacacacacacacacacacacacacacacacacacacacacacacacacacacacttatacacacacgtatacacacacagacgcacacacacaatgcacacagacgcacgattTGCCACCTGCTGAAGATGCTTCCCTTAGTTGTTTTCTGCTTTCGTTACACGAAGAGAAAAAGTTTAAAATTTGGTCTATATACCCATTGGCTCTCCTGTtgactcttggtgtgtgtgtgtgtgtgtgtgtgtgtgtgtgtgtgtgtgtgtgtgtgtgtgtgtgtgtgtgtgtgtgtgcgtgtgtgtgtgcgtgtgtgtgtgtgcagtaatgaCATCGCCCTGATCAAGCTGCAGACTCCCGTCACCTTCTCTGATTCCATCATGGCCGCCTGCCTGCCCGACGCCGGATACGTCCTGCCCCACAATGCACCCTGCTACGTCACCGGCTGGGGACGCCTCTGGAGtaaggacacgcacgcacacacacatgcacacacacacacacacacacacatgcatacacacacacacacacacaggcacacacacacacacaaacacactctgctACGTCACCGGCTGGGGACGCCTCTGGAGtaaggacacgcacgcacacacacatgcacacacacacacacacacacacacacacacacacacacacacacacacacacacacacacatgcacacaggcgtaGATCataaatcgtgagttgagtgtatcgttacagcactaacacacacacacacacacatgcacacagacacatacacacacacttgggatATAATGTAACCCATATTGTGAAACCATGTTTTGTATATGACataatgctctgtgtgtgtgtgtgcgtgtgtgtgtgtgtgtgtgtgtgtgtgtgtgtgtgtgtgtgtgtgtgtgtgtgtgtgtgtgtgtgtgtgtgtgtgtgtgtgtgtgtgtgtgtgtgggcgcgcgtgcgtgcgtgcatgtgtgtgtgtgtgtgtgtgtgtgtgtgtgtgtagtggacggGCCAGGCTCTGACACCTTACAGCAGGCTCTCCTCCCCGTGGTTGGTCATGTTTTGTGTATGATAGTATGACataatgttctgtgtgtgtgtgtgtgtgtgtgtgtgtgtgtgtgtgtgtgtagcggaagGTCCGGGCTCTGATATCCTACAACAGGCTCTCCTCCCGGTGGTCGGTCATGAAGTGTGTTCCCTGCCTGACataatgttctgtgtgtgtgtgtgtgtgtgtgtgtgtgtgtgtagcggacgGTCCAGGTTCTGATATCCTGCAACAGGCTCTGCTCCCCGTGGTGGGCCATGAGGTGTGTTCCCTGCCGGACTGGTGGTACGTGCTGGCCACCAAGGACATGGTGTGTGCAGGAGGGGATGGAGTGGTGGCCGGATGCaatgtaagaacacacacacgcgcatacacacacacacacacacacacacacacacacacacacacacacacacacacacacacacacacacacacacacacacacacacacacaagcacgcacacacacacaaacacacgcacacacaaacacacgaacgcacacgatatgatgtgtgtgtgtaggagacggAGACACCACTGACCGTCTGAGAAAGTGCACTATGTCTGCAATGCATTTATGCCTGTGTTTATAtcccttgtgcatgtgtgcatggcacattcttactgtgtttgtgtgtgtgtgtgtgtgtgtgcgtgtgtgtgtgtgtgtgtgtgtgtgtgtgtgtgtgtgtgtgtttgcgtgtgtgtgcttgtgtgtgtgtgtgtgtgtgtgtgtgtgtgtgtgtgtgtgtgtgtgtgtgtgtgtgttgtgatgcagGGTGACTCCGGGGGCCCTCTGAATTGTCAGAACCCAGATGCATCCTGGGTAGTGGAGGGCGTGGTCAGCTTTGGTTCCGGAACCGGTTGCAACACATTCCAGAAGCCCACCGTCTTCACCAGAACCAGCTCTTATATAGACTGGATCAGCcaggtactcacacacacacgcaagcacgcatgcacgcacacacacacacatgcatgcatgcacgaaacCCACTGTCTTCACCAGAACCAGCTCTTATATAGACTGGAtcaaccaggtacacacacacacacacacacacacacacacacacacacacacacacacacacacacacacacacacacacacacacacacacacacacatgcatgcatgcacgaaacCCACTGTCTTCACCAGAACTAGCTCTTGTATAGACTGGATCAAccaggtacagacacagacacagacacagactctcacacacacacacacacacacacacacacacacacacacacacacacacacacacacacacacacacacacacacacacacacacacacacacacacacacacacacagtaattgtgGTAATATTGCTTGGTACTAAAAGTTTTTAAAatgtcttctctccttctccccgcaGACTGTGACCAACAACTAGCAAGAAAATGgacgtgcacgcaaacacacacccacccacacatactgctgctgtgaGGTGATTGGTTCAAGACTCGGCCGGGAGGactgcacttgtgcttgtgtacgcgtgtgtgtgtgatctgctataccatgtgtgtgtgcccttgttgTCCTGTGAATATTATCATTTTATGGCCAATAACAATACAAGAAAATGCAATTGTTTGGGTGGCATTAGCAAACACTATTAATTCATGTGATTGTTAACATCCTTTCGCCAATAAAATAATGCAATTGTTTGGGTGGCATTAGACCCTATTTAATGACCAAtttgaattaaaattaaaaaaggaTGGGCAAACTTATTGCTCCCACTGTACTTTTATGTGCCATTATAGAACCATATTCCACCACAGACCTTAGATGAGATTCCACTGTATAACCGTGTATTTTTCAGGGATCTGggttttcacagacacacaaataccagaacagttttttttaaaaagacaaactCCTCAGGCACTTtacagaagaaaagaaagcagCCTATGAAAACCTTTATTTAAAATGGCATCAGAATTAAAAA
This Engraulis encrasicolus isolate BLACKSEA-1 chromosome 10, IST_EnEncr_1.0, whole genome shotgun sequence DNA region includes the following protein-coding sequences:
- the LOC134457513 gene encoding chymotrypsin-C-like; its protein translation is MKLLVVLAALVAAATAYSCGKPAIPPSVSRVVGGQEATPHSWPWQVSLQHRMGDMWFHSCGATLISPDWIMTAAHCYKRGSAYRVQIGKHRLSNEEEEGAITVQIAKVFVHNDYDDHLTRNDIALMWLDHTIDLTDTIQPACLPRSGAIMPHNAPCYVTGWGRLSTMGDGSDTLQQALLPIVEYAICKQPDWWSFLMTDKMVCAGGDGIVGSCMGDSGGPLNCQNSEGIWEVHGAVSFGGSKCNEVKRPSVFTRISAYTKWINDILMMH
- the LOC134456389 gene encoding chymotrypsin-like elastase family member 2A; translation: MLRLMCFVAVLVEAYGCGLPTFPPVVTRVVGGDDVRPNSWPWQISLQYLSNGEWAHTCGGTLISDSWVLTAAHCISSKYTYRVYLGKHSLKEDEQGSVAIAAAKIIEHENYNILLSRNDIALIKLQTPVTFSDSIMAACLPDAGYVLPHNAPCYVTGWGRLWTDGPGSDILQQALLPVVGHEVCSLPDWWYVLATKDMVCAGGDGVVAGCNGDSGGPLNCQNPDASWVVEGVVSFGSGTGCNTFQKPTVFTRTSSYIDWISQVLTHTRKL